A genomic segment from Vagococcus zengguangii encodes:
- a CDS encoding DUF1129 family protein codes for MSKNYREQANQLAEQLTPKNKVFFGKIQQYLGLSSIFLDEEKLNEQIYQIAVDLVEAQSHGERAEEFFGQDSQAIADELLKNTPPSSWKSRFKLVTFIVAIFWLAFMITDFGGSKVATINPLFYAMSIIIVPIYVGLFIQMTKKSVYQKVKNKYLDMFKYGMLPMIFLGISGYIATFLPNTWNFTISFPYNVLIIGLFIVIMLICDISSRFGEGWRWLYRIGALVGCCGLVQQALYYFTTWSEEKITFIGLVLMGVIVVGVVKYLEKKEAR; via the coding sequence ATGTCTAAAAACTATCGTGAACAAGCCAATCAATTGGCAGAACAGTTAACGCCCAAAAATAAAGTGTTTTTCGGTAAAATTCAACAGTACTTAGGTTTATCCAGTATTTTTTTGGATGAGGAGAAATTGAATGAACAGATCTATCAAATTGCCGTTGACTTAGTAGAAGCACAGTCGCATGGTGAAAGAGCAGAAGAATTCTTTGGTCAAGATTCTCAGGCAATCGCTGATGAATTATTAAAAAATACCCCGCCTTCTAGTTGGAAATCTCGTTTTAAGTTAGTAACATTTATTGTAGCGATTTTTTGGTTAGCCTTTATGATAACGGATTTTGGTGGATCGAAAGTTGCGACCATTAATCCATTGTTTTACGCTATGTCCATTATTATTGTCCCGATATATGTGGGACTATTTATACAGATGACTAAAAAATCGGTGTACCAAAAGGTGAAAAATAAATATCTCGATATGTTCAAGTATGGAATGCTTCCAATGATATTTTTGGGGATTAGTGGTTATATAGCAACTTTTTTACCAAATACTTGGAATTTCACGATTAGTTTTCCATATAATGTGTTGATAATTGGCTTGTTTATCGTGATTATGTTGATTTGTGATATCAGCTCTCGATTTGGTGAGGGATGGCGTTGGTTGTATCGAATAGGAGCGCTAGTTGGGTGCTGCGGATTGGTACAACAAGCTTTATATTATTTCACAACTTGGTCTGAAGAAAAAATTACATTCATTGGACTGGTTTTAATGGGTGTAATCGTTGTAGGTGTTGTAAAATATTTGGAAAAAAAAGAAGCCCGTTAA
- a CDS encoding PadR family transcriptional regulator — protein sequence MKETQLLKGVLDGCVLAIIAEEEIYGYELVQRLKAAGFQTIIGGTIYPLLQKLEKNGFIDGEMKKSPEGPDRKYFTITAEGQAYLSGFKNQWQELVGKVDRLMEGADKHV from the coding sequence ATGAAAGAAACACAATTATTAAAAGGCGTACTCGATGGTTGTGTATTAGCGATTATTGCTGAAGAGGAGATATACGGTTATGAATTAGTGCAACGCTTAAAGGCTGCGGGATTTCAAACGATTATCGGTGGTACGATTTATCCGTTACTACAGAAATTAGAAAAAAATGGCTTCATTGATGGCGAAATGAAAAAATCACCGGAAGGACCTGACCGTAAGTATTTTACGATTACGGCAGAAGGGCAAGCGTATTTGTCTGGTTTTAAAAATCAATGGCAAGAATTAGTCGGAAAAGTGGATCGGTTAATGGAAGGAGCGGACAAACATGTCTAA
- a CDS encoding NCS2 family permease: MKDKILSYFEIEKLNTTVRREILAGFTTFISMAYILFVNPSVLGASGMDEGAVFTATALASAFGCILMGLLARYPIATAPALGINAFFSYTVCIGMGVPWETALAGVFVASLIFILITVFKLREMIIDAIPSDLKHAIGGGIGLFIAFLGLNEGGIIVANESTLVGLGPLTNGATWLTIFGLVATAILMIRKVPGAIFIGMAATTLLGLGTGLIAAPEKIVSAAPSLKPTFMVALSHVKDINSIQLVVVVLTFLLVTFFDTAGTLVGLANQAGFMKDNKMPRVGKALAADSAAMMAGSLLGTSPVGAYVESSSGIAVGGRSGLTAISTGIFFIFGLFFSPLLSVVTSQVTAPALIIVGVLMAQELRDIDWGALEIAIPAFLILIGMPLTYSISDGIALGFIFYPITMIAAKRGKEVSPIMYALFFVFVGFMWILNAHK, from the coding sequence ATGAAAGACAAAATTCTTTCTTATTTCGAGATTGAGAAGCTAAATACGACAGTCCGTCGTGAAATTTTAGCTGGTTTTACAACGTTTATTTCGATGGCGTATATTCTATTCGTGAATCCATCTGTTTTAGGAGCTTCAGGAATGGATGAAGGGGCTGTTTTCACCGCGACGGCATTGGCGAGTGCTTTTGGCTGTATTTTAATGGGGTTATTAGCTCGTTATCCAATTGCGACTGCTCCAGCGCTAGGAATTAATGCCTTCTTCTCTTATACAGTTTGTATTGGGATGGGAGTACCTTGGGAAACAGCGTTAGCAGGCGTTTTTGTCGCTTCATTAATTTTTATTCTAATTACCGTTTTTAAATTGCGTGAAATGATTATTGACGCGATTCCATCTGATTTGAAACATGCAATCGGTGGCGGTATCGGGTTATTTATTGCCTTCTTAGGATTGAATGAAGGGGGTATTATTGTCGCGAATGAATCAACTTTAGTTGGTTTAGGACCGTTGACTAACGGGGCGACTTGGTTAACAATCTTTGGCTTGGTAGCGACAGCTATTTTAATGATTCGCAAAGTGCCCGGTGCGATTTTTATCGGGATGGCAGCGACAACGTTATTAGGATTAGGAACGGGTTTAATTGCGGCTCCGGAAAAAATCGTTTCAGCTGCACCAAGTTTGAAACCAACCTTCATGGTAGCGTTGAGTCATGTGAAAGATATTAATTCGATTCAATTAGTTGTAGTTGTTTTAACGTTTTTATTAGTGACGTTCTTTGATACGGCTGGTACGTTAGTTGGTTTAGCGAACCAAGCTGGTTTTATGAAAGACAACAAAATGCCACGTGTGGGTAAAGCGTTAGCAGCTGATTCAGCAGCGATGATGGCAGGTTCATTATTAGGAACATCTCCAGTAGGGGCGTATGTTGAGTCTTCTTCAGGAATTGCAGTTGGTGGACGTTCAGGTTTAACAGCTATTTCAACTGGTATTTTCTTTATTTTTGGGTTATTCTTCTCACCACTTTTATCAGTGGTAACGTCACAAGTAACGGCACCAGCTTTAATTATTGTTGGAGTGTTAATGGCGCAAGAATTACGCGATATTGATTGGGGCGCACTTGAAATTGCGATACCAGCCTTTTTAATTTTAATCGGTATGCCGTTAACTTACAGCATTTCTGATGGGATTGCGTTAGGCTTTATTTTCTATCCAATTACAATGATCGCAGCCAAACGTGGTAAAGAAGTCTCACCAATTATGTACGCTTTATTCTTTGTATTTGTTGGGTTTATGTGGATATTAAATGCACATAAGTAA
- a CDS encoding YcxB family protein: protein MLAGYYSGVLTAKRWVKKPNNQVAFEKVTVTIDDQGFIVNNARHEFSRISWQSVGNVYETKKFFLFEFTEHQISTLPKRVLTQAEQEELLDIIKRNFSKNVKKFDI from the coding sequence ATGTTAGCCGGCTACTATTCAGGTGTGTTAACGGCTAAGCGTTGGGTTAAAAAGCCTAATAATCAAGTGGCGTTTGAAAAGGTGACAGTGACGATTGATGATCAAGGATTTATTGTGAATAATGCGCGACATGAATTTTCGCGAATTAGTTGGCAATCAGTGGGCAATGTTTACGAGACTAAGAAATTTTTCTTATTTGAATTTACGGAACATCAAATTAGCACGCTTCCCAAACGTGTCTTAACACAGGCTGAACAAGAGGAATTATTAGATATTATTAAGCGCAATTTTTCAAAGAATGTTAAAAAGTTTGACATTTAA
- the csn2 gene encoding type II-A CRISPR-associated protein Csn2 has product MKINFPLLETAIEIERPTIFVVEDTKVFSNLIKDFYQYGETSNQLKIFEKTQRSLLVSELMVITDILSFDMNSSSILKLIYQELAEHLNDDPEKKSNIEYYLNHIHDCLINDSIEYDLDLIMEEPEIQDVYKFFKLKVNSMQSSIFETTLEIIDLYKKLKKKKLLVLINSCSYYSQEELQELISYISLQNSPVLMIEPRRIEGVEQIVLDNDFYLTN; this is encoded by the coding sequence ATGAAGATTAATTTTCCTTTATTAGAAACGGCAATTGAAATTGAAAGACCTACCATATTTGTTGTAGAAGATACTAAGGTGTTTTCTAATTTGATAAAAGATTTTTATCAGTATGGTGAAACAAGTAATCAGTTGAAAATTTTCGAAAAAACACAGCGATCATTATTAGTTTCAGAATTGATGGTCATAACGGATATCTTATCTTTTGATATGAATAGTTCAAGTATATTAAAGTTGATTTATCAAGAGTTAGCCGAACATTTGAATGATGATCCTGAGAAAAAATCCAATATAGAATATTATTTGAATCATATACACGATTGCCTAATAAATGATTCAATAGAATATGATTTAGATTTGATTATGGAGGAACCAGAAATACAAGATGTTTACAAGTTTTTTAAATTGAAAGTCAATTCGATGCAATCCTCAATTTTTGAAACTACACTAGAAATAATAGATTTGTATAAGAAGTTGAAAAAGAAAAAACTGTTAGTTTTAATTAATAGTTGTTCCTACTATAGTCAAGAAGAATTACAGGAATTAATATCTTACATTTCTTTGCAAAATAGTCCAGTCTTAATGATTGAACCACGTAGAATAGAAGGTGTAGAACAAATTGTTTTAGATAATGATTTTTATTTAACGAATTAG
- the cas2 gene encoding CRISPR-associated endonuclease Cas2: protein MSYRYMRMILMFDMPVDTSDERKAYRKFRKFLINEGFIMHQYSVYSKILLNGSANQAMITRLKQNNPKSGMITLLTVTEKQFSRMVYLNGERDTSIRNTDSRLIILGEFEDED from the coding sequence ATGAGTTATCGATATATGAGAATGATACTAATGTTTGATATGCCAGTAGACACTTCAGATGAACGAAAAGCATATCGAAAGTTTCGTAAATTTTTAATAAATGAAGGTTTTATAATGCATCAATACTCTGTTTATAGTAAAATATTGTTAAATGGTAGTGCAAATCAAGCGATGATTACAAGATTGAAACAAAATAACCCTAAAAGTGGCATGATTACTTTGTTGACGGTTACAGAAAAACAATTTTCTAGAATGGTGTACTTGAATGGAGAACGAGACACGTCAATAAGAAATACGGATAGTCGATTGATTATCTTAGGAGAATTTGAAGATGAAGATTAA
- the cas1 gene encoding type II CRISPR-associated endonuclease Cas1, with the protein MGWRTVVVNTHSKLSYKNNHLIFKSATLQEMIHLSEIDILLLETTDILITTMLMKRLVDENVLVIFCDDKRLPKATIMPYYARHDSSLQLGKQIEWDENLKALVWTEIISQKIINQSRFLRKVEFQEKAEAIMMLYETLEVYDPTNREGHAARTYFNTLFGTKFSRAQNNDINAGLDYGYTLLMSLFAREIVVAGCMTQFGLKHANQFNDFNLASDLMEPFRPLVDEIVYEHRQSKFPTIKRALFQLFQNTYIYREKEMYLSNIVKDYVKKTVKVLNSESEGVPKFER; encoded by the coding sequence ATGGGATGGCGTACGGTAGTAGTTAATACTCACTCAAAGCTATCTTATAAGAATAACCATTTGATTTTTAAATCAGCCACGCTACAAGAAATGATTCATCTATCAGAAATAGATATTTTGTTACTAGAAACAACAGATATTTTAATCACGACAATGTTAATGAAACGACTTGTTGATGAGAACGTTCTAGTAATATTTTGTGACGATAAACGATTACCCAAAGCCACTATCATGCCGTATTATGCACGACATGATAGTAGCTTGCAATTAGGCAAGCAAATTGAATGGGATGAAAATCTTAAAGCGTTAGTTTGGACGGAGATTATTTCTCAAAAAATCATTAATCAATCACGATTTTTAAGGAAAGTAGAATTCCAAGAAAAGGCTGAAGCCATTATGATGTTGTACGAAACATTAGAAGTTTATGATCCAACTAATCGAGAGGGACACGCAGCGAGAACCTATTTTAATACATTATTTGGAACAAAGTTTTCTAGGGCACAAAATAATGACATTAATGCGGGACTAGATTATGGCTACACACTGTTGATGAGTTTATTTGCTCGAGAAATAGTAGTTGCTGGATGTATGACACAATTTGGTTTGAAACATGCTAATCAGTTCAATGATTTTAATTTAGCTAGCGATTTAATGGAGCCTTTTCGCCCGCTAGTTGATGAGATTGTCTATGAACACCGACAGTCTAAGTTTCCAACTATTAAACGTGCCTTGTTTCAACTGTTTCAGAATACTTATATTTATCGTGAAAAAGAAATGTATCTATCAAATATAGTGAAAGATTACGTCAAGAAAACTGTTAAAGTACTAAATTCCGAAAGTGAAGGAGTACCCAAATTTGAAAGATGA